The following proteins come from a genomic window of Aggregicoccus sp. 17bor-14:
- a CDS encoding PD40 domain-containing protein, whose amino-acid sequence MPRFLGLLSAASLAFCATAHAAAPLRGCPAIEKFGDGTISRPGVYAGHITFSEDRRVAVWSAQDPANGFLLTLYISYWRGAAWSEPEVLPFSGTYLDTDPTFAPDGGTLYFNSMRPTHPGEEKADFDLWMVRYSRRGWEKPVHLEGDVNSPSMELSSSFDRAGTLYFASNRDNDQWDIYRAERRWDGDFRPAEKVGGGVNTPDYWEYNPQISPDGRTLVFTSLSRPDSHGYGDLYASHARRGDFEPARNLGPCVNSGADDYSPTVLWDAGRLVYVRNFIEDPDWTPAFFTLDLQYLLRD is encoded by the coding sequence ATGCCTCGCTTCCTCGGTCTCTTGTCTGCCGCCTCACTGGCCTTCTGTGCCACCGCCCACGCCGCCGCACCGCTCCGCGGCTGCCCGGCCATCGAGAAGTTCGGTGACGGGACGATCTCGCGCCCCGGCGTCTATGCGGGGCACATCACCTTCTCGGAGGACCGCCGGGTCGCGGTGTGGTCGGCCCAAGACCCGGCCAACGGCTTCCTGCTGACCCTGTACATCTCGTACTGGCGCGGCGCCGCCTGGAGCGAGCCCGAGGTGCTGCCGTTCAGCGGCACGTACCTGGACACGGACCCGACCTTCGCTCCGGATGGGGGGACCCTCTACTTCAACTCGATGCGTCCCACGCATCCCGGCGAGGAGAAGGCGGACTTCGACCTGTGGATGGTGCGCTACAGCCGGCGCGGCTGGGAGAAGCCCGTGCACCTGGAGGGGGACGTGAACAGCCCGAGCATGGAGCTGTCCTCGAGCTTCGATCGCGCCGGGACGCTCTATTTCGCGAGCAACCGCGACAACGACCAGTGGGACATCTACCGGGCGGAGCGCCGCTGGGACGGAGACTTCCGCCCGGCCGAGAAGGTGGGCGGTGGGGTCAACACGCCGGACTACTGGGAGTACAACCCGCAGATCTCTCCGGACGGCCGCACGCTCGTCTTCACCTCGCTGAGCCGTCCCGACTCGCACGGCTACGGCGACCTGTACGCGAGCCACGCGCGCCGCGGTGACTTCGAGCCCGCGCGCAACCTCGGGCCCTGCGTGAACTCCGGCGCGGATGACTACAGCCCCACCGTCCTCTGGGACGCGGGACGCCTGGTCTACGTGCGCAACTTCATCGAGGACCCGGACTGGACGCCGGCCTTCTTCACCCTCGACCTGCAGTACCTCCTGCGGGACTGA
- a CDS encoding alpha/beta hydrolase, with amino-acid sequence MKGPEGLAQRLLARVLRTLLRGLLRPALHPRVPVRWQRRWMGAMARLTLPAAGARVLREERGERVLPRGPPARSLLYLHGGAYVSGAARTHRAITTQLAVRCDAEVLALDYRLAPEHPFPAALEDAVAAYRVLRASAPQRPLCIAGDSAGGGLALATALRLRELGESLPQCLVLFSPWVNLEIAHLPAAAPAGEAMLDPAWIRASAAAYLAGQPAAHPLASPLFADLRGLPPLLVQVGTDELLLPQVQQLAARAEAAGVSVRLEVYEGLWHVFQLHAGMLRASGEALQAVAEFVRAAQR; translated from the coding sequence GTGAAAGGGCCCGAGGGGCTCGCGCAGCGGCTGCTCGCGCGCGTGCTGCGCACACTGCTCCGGGGCCTGCTCAGGCCGGCGCTGCATCCGCGCGTGCCGGTGCGGTGGCAGCGCCGGTGGATGGGGGCGATGGCCCGCCTCACACTGCCTGCTGCGGGCGCGCGCGTCCTGCGTGAGGAGAGGGGAGAGCGCGTCCTGCCGCGGGGACCCCCTGCGCGCTCGCTGCTCTACCTGCACGGCGGAGCCTACGTCTCCGGCGCCGCGCGCACCCATCGCGCCATCACCACGCAGCTCGCGGTGCGCTGCGACGCGGAGGTGCTCGCGCTGGACTACCGCCTCGCGCCCGAGCATCCCTTCCCCGCCGCACTCGAGGACGCTGTTGCCGCGTACCGCGTGCTGCGAGCGAGCGCTCCGCAGCGCCCGCTCTGCATCGCCGGGGACTCCGCCGGCGGAGGGCTCGCGCTGGCGACCGCGCTTCGACTGCGCGAGCTGGGCGAGTCCCTGCCGCAGTGCCTCGTCCTCTTCTCGCCGTGGGTGAATCTGGAGATCGCGCACCTGCCCGCAGCCGCGCCCGCGGGCGAGGCGATGCTCGACCCGGCGTGGATCCGCGCCTCCGCGGCGGCGTACCTCGCGGGGCAGCCGGCAGCGCACCCGCTGGCCTCGCCCCTCTTCGCGGACCTGCGCGGTCTGCCTCCGCTGCTGGTGCAGGTGGGCACCGACGAGCTGCTCCTTCCTCAGGTGCAGCAGCTCGCCGCCCGTGCCGAGGCAGCGGGTGTGAGCGTCCGGCTGGAGGTGTACGAAGGCCTCTGGCACGTCTTCCAGCTGCACGCGGGAATGCTGCGCGCTTCTGGGGAGGCCCTGCAGGCCGTGGCCGAGTTCGTCCGCGCCGCGCAGCGCTGA
- a CDS encoding flavin-containing monooxygenase, which translates to MELPQQVQVAIIGSGFGGLCMAIRLRQEGLEDFVVLEKEEALGGCWRDNTYPGAACDVPSHLYSFSFAPKAEWSRRYAPQEEILVYLRDCAERFGVRRHVHLRTEVTGASFDAEAGLWRLSLQGGRTLAARVLVSACGQLNRPAYPRLAGLERFEGTRFHSARWDHSYPLEGKRVAVVGTGASAIQFVPQIAPRVAQLHVFQRSPAYVIPKPDRAYSATERALYARVPGAQALSRWAQYWSHESRVVAFQGPGWVRAWLERGFRKRLAREVPDAQLRAALTPADPIGCKRVLLTNDYLPALNRPNVELVTDGIREVTAHGIVTEDGRERTVDALIFGTGFQATDFLAPMRITGLEGKELNAAWREGAEAYLGISVSGFPNLFLLYGPNTNLGHNSIVFMLESQVRYVLGCIRALQQRGLRSLDVRPEVQRDFNVRLQRGLAHSVWGADCTSWYKTAEGKNTNNWPGFTFRYRQQTRAPKLEHYEAT; encoded by the coding sequence GTGGAGCTCCCGCAGCAGGTACAGGTCGCCATCATCGGCAGCGGCTTCGGCGGCCTCTGCATGGCCATCCGCCTGCGCCAGGAGGGCCTCGAGGACTTCGTGGTCCTCGAGAAGGAGGAGGCGCTCGGCGGCTGCTGGCGGGACAACACGTACCCGGGCGCCGCCTGCGACGTGCCCTCGCACCTGTACTCGTTCTCCTTCGCGCCGAAGGCGGAGTGGTCGCGGCGCTATGCCCCGCAGGAGGAGATCCTCGTCTACCTGCGGGACTGCGCGGAGCGATTCGGCGTGCGGCGTCACGTGCACCTGCGCACCGAGGTGACGGGAGCGAGCTTCGACGCCGAGGCCGGCCTGTGGCGCCTCTCGCTGCAGGGAGGGCGCACGCTCGCGGCGCGGGTGCTGGTGTCCGCGTGCGGCCAGCTCAACCGCCCCGCGTACCCGCGGCTCGCGGGGCTCGAGCGTTTCGAGGGCACGCGCTTCCACTCGGCCCGGTGGGATCACAGCTACCCGCTGGAGGGCAAGCGGGTGGCGGTCGTCGGCACCGGCGCGAGCGCCATTCAGTTCGTGCCGCAGATCGCCCCGCGCGTGGCGCAGCTGCACGTGTTCCAGCGCTCGCCCGCGTACGTCATCCCCAAGCCGGACCGCGCCTACTCCGCCACCGAGCGGGCCCTGTACGCGCGCGTCCCGGGGGCGCAGGCGCTCAGCCGCTGGGCGCAGTACTGGAGCCACGAGTCGCGGGTGGTGGCCTTCCAGGGCCCGGGCTGGGTGCGCGCGTGGCTGGAGCGCGGCTTTCGCAAGCGCCTCGCGCGCGAGGTCCCCGACGCGCAGCTGCGTGCGGCCCTCACTCCCGCGGACCCCATCGGCTGCAAGCGCGTGCTGCTCACCAACGACTACCTCCCGGCGCTCAACCGCCCCAACGTGGAGCTGGTGACGGACGGCATCCGCGAGGTGACGGCGCACGGCATCGTCACCGAGGACGGGCGCGAGCGCACCGTGGACGCGCTCATCTTCGGCACCGGCTTCCAGGCGACCGACTTCCTCGCCCCCATGCGCATCACCGGGCTGGAGGGGAAGGAGCTCAACGCCGCCTGGCGCGAGGGTGCCGAGGCCTACCTGGGCATCAGCGTCTCCGGCTTTCCGAATCTCTTCCTCCTCTACGGGCCCAATACCAACCTCGGCCACAACTCCATCGTCTTCATGCTGGAGAGCCAGGTGCGCTACGTGCTCGGCTGCATCCGCGCGCTGCAGCAGCGCGGGCTGCGCTCGCTCGACGTGCGCCCCGAGGTGCAGCGCGACTTCAACGTGCGGCTGCAGCGGGGGCTCGCGCACTCGGTGTGGGGCGCGGACTGCACGAGCTGGTACAAGACGGCGGAGGGCAAGAACACCAACAACTGGCCCGGCTTCACCTTCCGCTACCGCCAGCAGACGCGCGCGCCGAAGCTCGAGCACTACGAGGCCACGTGA
- a CDS encoding 3-hydroxyacyl-CoA dehydrogenase NAD-binding domain-containing protein produces the protein MSHTQTAVTIDVDAQGLGLVTFDQPGRAMNVLNPSLLEPLSALVERLEKDAELKGLVLTSAKPQFIVGADIDQLARIQSAEEAFALCEQLKGLLRRLEKSGKPVVAALNGTALGGGLEVALACHARFALDDPKLKLGLPEVKLGLLPGGGGTQRLPRMVGIQKALELITQGDELSAQKAKELGLVNGLASTREELIAQARAWALANPSPKQPWDTSGFRFPGGDSKHPAIAQLWAIAPSVANAKSHGNYPAITHILSSVFEGGLMDIDNALKVESRYFAACVMSQQSRNMIGTLWYQLNALKKGQSRPKDVPVNPVRKVGILGAGMMGAGIAYVSAKAGIDVVLLDTSLENAERGKGYSKGLLDKAVSRGKSTEAKRDALLARIKTTTRYEDLEGCDLVIEAVFEDRSIKAECTRKAEAVIPSGAVYASNTSTLPITGLAQASARPESFIGLHFFSPVDKMQLVEIIMGERTSDATLARGFDYVLQIGKTPIVVNDSRGFYTSRVFATYLMEGMAMLGEGVHPRSIEMAGLKAGMPMPPLALQDEVSLSLSLHIGEQTRKDLEAEGKRAPEHPGEGPLRAVGATHGRVGRKAGKGFYDYEGKEKALWPELTRLFPPAAQQPAQAELIDRLMYAQANEAARCLEEGVLRSVADGNIGSIFGWGFAPFQGGALQFINSVGAQRFVERSRELARRYGARFEPAAIVVKQAETGGRFEDAA, from the coding sequence ATGAGCCACACCCAGACTGCCGTGACGATCGACGTGGATGCCCAGGGCCTGGGCCTGGTCACCTTCGACCAGCCCGGCCGGGCAATGAACGTCCTCAACCCCTCGCTGCTCGAGCCGCTCTCGGCGCTCGTCGAGCGCCTGGAGAAGGACGCGGAGCTCAAGGGCCTCGTCCTCACCTCCGCCAAGCCCCAGTTCATCGTGGGCGCGGACATCGACCAGCTCGCGCGCATCCAGAGCGCCGAGGAGGCCTTCGCGCTGTGCGAGCAGCTCAAGGGGCTGCTGCGCCGCCTGGAGAAGAGCGGCAAGCCGGTGGTCGCGGCCCTCAACGGCACCGCGCTGGGCGGCGGCCTCGAGGTCGCGCTCGCCTGCCACGCGCGCTTCGCGCTGGACGACCCCAAGCTCAAGCTCGGCCTGCCCGAGGTGAAGCTGGGCCTGCTGCCCGGCGGCGGCGGCACCCAGCGCCTGCCGCGCATGGTGGGCATCCAGAAGGCGCTCGAGCTCATCACCCAGGGGGACGAGCTCTCCGCGCAGAAGGCGAAGGAGCTGGGGCTGGTGAACGGCCTCGCCTCCACGCGTGAGGAGCTGATCGCCCAGGCGCGCGCGTGGGCGCTGGCGAATCCCAGCCCCAAGCAGCCCTGGGACACCTCCGGCTTCCGCTTCCCCGGCGGGGACTCGAAGCACCCGGCGATCGCGCAGCTGTGGGCCATTGCCCCCTCGGTGGCGAACGCCAAGAGCCACGGCAACTACCCGGCCATCACGCACATCCTCTCGAGCGTCTTCGAGGGCGGGCTGATGGACATCGACAACGCGCTGAAGGTGGAGAGCCGCTACTTCGCCGCCTGTGTCATGTCGCAGCAGTCGCGCAACATGATCGGCACGCTGTGGTACCAGCTCAACGCCCTCAAGAAGGGCCAGTCGCGCCCGAAGGATGTGCCCGTCAACCCCGTGCGCAAGGTGGGCATCCTTGGCGCCGGCATGATGGGCGCGGGCATCGCGTACGTGAGCGCGAAGGCGGGCATCGACGTGGTGCTGCTCGACACCAGCCTCGAGAACGCCGAGCGCGGCAAGGGCTACTCGAAGGGCCTGCTCGACAAGGCGGTGAGCCGCGGCAAGAGCACGGAGGCGAAGCGCGATGCGCTGCTCGCCCGCATCAAGACGACGACGCGCTACGAGGACCTCGAGGGCTGCGACCTGGTCATCGAGGCGGTGTTCGAGGACCGCAGCATCAAGGCGGAGTGCACCCGCAAGGCGGAGGCGGTCATCCCCTCCGGCGCGGTGTACGCGTCGAACACCTCCACGCTGCCCATCACGGGCCTCGCGCAGGCGAGCGCCCGTCCGGAGAGCTTCATCGGCCTGCACTTCTTCTCGCCCGTCGACAAGATGCAGTTGGTGGAGATCATCATGGGCGAGCGCACGAGCGACGCCACGCTCGCGCGCGGCTTCGACTACGTGCTGCAGATCGGCAAGACGCCCATCGTCGTGAACGACTCGCGCGGCTTCTACACCTCGCGCGTCTTCGCCACCTACCTCATGGAGGGCATGGCGATGCTGGGCGAGGGCGTGCACCCGCGTTCCATCGAGATGGCGGGGCTGAAGGCAGGCATGCCGATGCCGCCGCTCGCGCTGCAGGACGAGGTGTCGCTCAGCCTCTCGCTGCACATCGGCGAGCAGACCCGTAAGGACCTCGAGGCCGAGGGCAAGCGCGCGCCGGAGCACCCCGGTGAGGGGCCGCTGCGCGCCGTGGGCGCGACCCACGGGCGCGTGGGCCGCAAGGCAGGGAAGGGCTTCTACGACTACGAGGGCAAGGAGAAGGCTCTCTGGCCGGAGCTCACCCGGCTCTTCCCGCCCGCAGCGCAGCAGCCCGCCCAGGCGGAGCTCATCGACCGGCTGATGTACGCCCAGGCGAACGAGGCGGCCCGCTGCCTCGAGGAGGGCGTGCTGCGATCGGTCGCGGACGGCAACATCGGCTCCATCTTCGGTTGGGGCTTCGCGCCCTTCCAGGGCGGCGCGCTGCAGTTCATCAACTCCGTAGGCGCCCAGCGCTTCGTCGAGCGCTCGCGCGAGCTGGCGCGGCGCTACGGGGCGCGCTTCGAGCCCGCGGCGATCGTGGTGAAGCAGGCGGAGACCGGCGGCCGCTTCGAGGACGCGGCCTAG
- a CDS encoding acetyl-CoA C-acetyltransferase, translated as MNDIYIYDAVRTPRGKGKKDGSLHQATPVWLLRTLLQALQQRHALDTSQVDDVVLGCVTPVGEQGADIARTAVLDAGWHESVAGVTLSRFCASGLEAVNLAAAKVASGMESLVVAGGVESMSRWPMGSDGGAWAMDPRVNTALGFIPQGISADLIATLEGFGREELDAYAARSHERAARARAAGLFKSSVVPVKDLNGMTLLSEDETIRPGTSVQSLAKLSPSFEAMGQMGFDATALGKYTTVERIQHVHHAGNSSGIVDGAALVLLGSKDAGARAGLKPRARVRMCAVTGSEPTIMLTGPTPACRKALGKLGMTPGDIDLYEINEAFATVPLKTARDLGVPLEKVNVNGGSIAMGHPLGATGAIILGTLLDELERSGQGTGLATLCVGGGMGIATIIERV; from the coding sequence ATGAACGACATCTACATCTACGACGCCGTGCGCACTCCGCGCGGCAAGGGCAAGAAGGACGGCAGCCTGCACCAGGCGACGCCGGTGTGGCTGCTGCGCACGCTGCTGCAGGCGCTGCAGCAGCGCCACGCGTTGGACACCTCCCAGGTGGACGACGTGGTGCTCGGCTGCGTGACGCCGGTGGGCGAGCAGGGCGCGGACATCGCGCGCACCGCCGTGCTGGACGCGGGCTGGCACGAGTCGGTGGCGGGCGTGACGCTCTCGCGCTTCTGCGCCTCGGGGCTCGAGGCCGTGAACCTCGCCGCAGCGAAGGTGGCGAGCGGCATGGAGAGCCTCGTCGTCGCGGGCGGCGTCGAGTCGATGAGCCGCTGGCCCATGGGCTCGGACGGCGGCGCGTGGGCCATGGACCCGCGCGTGAACACTGCGCTCGGCTTCATTCCCCAGGGCATCAGCGCGGACCTCATCGCCACGCTCGAGGGCTTCGGCCGCGAGGAGCTGGACGCGTACGCGGCGCGCTCGCACGAGCGGGCCGCCCGCGCGCGCGCCGCGGGCCTGTTCAAGAGCTCCGTGGTGCCGGTGAAGGATCTCAACGGCATGACGCTGCTCTCCGAGGACGAGACCATCCGCCCGGGCACCAGCGTGCAGTCGCTCGCGAAGCTCAGCCCCTCCTTCGAGGCGATGGGGCAGATGGGCTTCGACGCCACCGCGCTCGGCAAGTACACGACCGTGGAGCGCATCCAGCACGTGCACCACGCGGGCAACTCGTCGGGCATCGTGGACGGGGCGGCGCTGGTGTTGCTCGGCAGCAAGGACGCGGGCGCTCGCGCGGGCCTCAAGCCGCGGGCCCGCGTGCGCATGTGCGCCGTCACCGGCTCCGAGCCCACCATCATGCTCACCGGCCCCACGCCCGCCTGCCGCAAGGCGCTGGGCAAGCTCGGGATGACGCCGGGCGACATCGACCTGTACGAGATCAACGAGGCCTTCGCGACCGTGCCCCTCAAGACGGCGCGCGACCTCGGCGTGCCGCTGGAGAAGGTGAACGTGAACGGCGGCTCCATCGCCATGGGGCACCCGCTCGGGGCCACCGGCGCCATCATCCTCGGCACGCTGCTGGACGAGCTGGAGCGCAGCGGCCAGGGCACCGGCCTCGCCACGCTGTGCGTCGGCGGCGGCATGGGCATCGCCACCATCATCGAGCGGGTCTGA
- a CDS encoding acyl-CoA dehydrogenase family protein, translating into MPISSFASSWMTDEHRMILETATRFFKEQWAPRDAAWRAQGSLDREAWREAGAQGFLCASTAAEYGGGGGDFGHEAALILAQGAAGISGFGGSLHSGIVAPYISHYGTESQKKRWLPKLASGELVGAIAMTEPGTGSDLQGIRTTALREGDFYRLNGAKTFITNGQLGNLVIVACKTDKAQGAHGISLLVVETDGAEGFRRGRHLEKIGMESQDTAELFFEDVRVPAAHLLGAEEGQGFVQLMEQLPQERLIVALAGIAAMELAVQETVAYTKERTAFGKPVFAFQNTRFKLAECQATVLAARAMVDGAIAAHLQGQLGVEQAALVKYWVTEQQFRVIDECLQLFGGYGYMKEYLIARLWTDARVQRIYGGTNEIMKELASRFL; encoded by the coding sequence ATGCCCATCAGCAGCTTCGCCTCCAGCTGGATGACCGACGAGCACCGGATGATCCTCGAGACGGCCACGCGCTTCTTCAAGGAGCAGTGGGCGCCGCGGGATGCGGCCTGGCGCGCACAGGGGAGCCTGGACCGCGAGGCCTGGCGCGAGGCGGGCGCGCAGGGCTTCCTCTGCGCGTCCACCGCGGCGGAGTACGGCGGGGGCGGCGGGGACTTCGGCCACGAGGCGGCGCTCATCCTCGCGCAAGGAGCCGCCGGCATCAGCGGCTTCGGTGGCTCGCTGCACTCGGGCATCGTGGCGCCGTACATCTCGCACTACGGCACCGAGTCGCAGAAGAAGCGCTGGCTTCCCAAGCTCGCGTCGGGCGAGCTGGTGGGCGCCATCGCGATGACCGAGCCGGGCACGGGCTCGGACCTGCAGGGCATCCGCACGACGGCGCTGCGCGAGGGCGACTTCTACCGGCTCAACGGCGCGAAGACCTTCATCACCAACGGGCAGCTGGGCAACCTGGTCATCGTCGCGTGCAAAACGGACAAGGCGCAGGGCGCGCATGGCATCTCGCTGCTGGTGGTGGAGACGGACGGGGCCGAGGGCTTCCGCCGCGGGCGCCACCTCGAGAAGATCGGCATGGAGTCTCAGGACACCGCGGAGCTGTTCTTCGAGGACGTGCGCGTCCCCGCGGCCCACCTGCTCGGCGCCGAGGAAGGGCAGGGCTTCGTGCAGCTGATGGAGCAGCTGCCGCAGGAGCGGCTCATCGTCGCGCTCGCCGGCATCGCCGCGATGGAGCTCGCCGTGCAGGAGACGGTGGCCTACACCAAGGAGCGCACCGCCTTCGGCAAGCCGGTGTTCGCGTTCCAGAACACGCGCTTCAAGCTCGCCGAGTGCCAGGCCACCGTGCTGGCCGCGCGCGCGATGGTGGACGGCGCCATCGCGGCGCACCTGCAGGGCCAGCTCGGCGTGGAGCAGGCCGCGCTCGTGAAGTACTGGGTGACCGAGCAGCAGTTCCGGGTCATCGACGAGTGCCTGCAGCTGTTCGGCGGCTACGGCTACATGAAGGAGTACCTCATCGCCCGCCTGTGGACGGATGCGCGCGTGCAGCGCATCTACGGCGGGACCAATGAGATCATGAAGGAGCTCGCCTCGCGCTTCCTCTAG
- a CDS encoding TetR/AcrR family transcriptional regulator encodes MPSRAHRPTPPPDRRAALAEMRPDALRRVEEAVLALFSSRDFHDVGLVEVARAANVSLQTLYKYFGGKEELVYAVLDIALGRLAERMVDHLQGIDEPRERLRKTCWVTLDFMDKHPAAMMLLSNAVPASRYGNIRSYESPELMGAFRGVLEDGQRRGVLNDRVSSKVLLDVFMGVIGRVVLMHIVRREKRPLIEQFDALFDILWRAMSRPA; translated from the coding sequence ATGCCCTCTCGCGCACACCGCCCCACTCCCCCGCCCGACCGCCGCGCCGCCCTGGCCGAGATGCGCCCGGACGCCCTGCGCCGCGTGGAAGAGGCGGTGCTCGCGCTGTTCTCGAGCCGCGACTTCCACGACGTGGGCCTGGTGGAGGTGGCGCGCGCGGCGAACGTGAGCCTGCAGACGCTCTACAAGTACTTCGGCGGCAAGGAGGAGCTGGTCTACGCGGTGCTGGACATCGCGCTGGGCCGCCTTGCCGAGCGCATGGTGGATCACCTGCAGGGCATCGACGAGCCGCGCGAGCGCCTGCGCAAGACCTGCTGGGTGACGCTGGACTTCATGGACAAGCACCCCGCCGCGATGATGCTCCTGTCCAACGCGGTGCCGGCCTCGCGCTACGGCAACATCCGCAGCTACGAGAGCCCGGAGCTGATGGGGGCGTTCCGCGGCGTGCTCGAGGACGGCCAGCGGCGCGGCGTGCTCAACGACCGGGTCTCGAGCAAGGTGCTGCTGGACGTGTTCATGGGGGTCATCGGCCGGGTGGTGTTGATGCACATCGTGCGGCGCGAGAAGCGCCCGCTCATCGAGCAGTTCGACGCGCTCTTCGACATCCTCTGGCGCGCGATGTCCCGGCCGGCGTGA
- a CDS encoding ATP-binding protein: MTVASEHQALDGLPLPLLVVRTGRVVHASPALEALVGISREELLELTAGDLFARFLPAERAWLEPRHAASTRGEPLPDDVWLSIRVADGSERSLWCRALPGPGTGEQTLLILDAEREASARRLTEALATTAGQLMRCRTEEAVLEAAVEVMHREGFLAATLLLEGELLHHGPMRHDPEMVRLGERFYGRPIPQVPFPRASLPYLAKVLETGKACYHQDYLRELEGFHPPELIALFRQSYPSIRGLSAPFFVEGRVRGVIAVQSQALTPTSAATLGLFAQQVGAALENVRHHRAAAARLAELNQLQRDLVDRERLALLGEVGAVVAHEVRNPLGAILNAAAILRREARPGSASASAVQMLEEEALRLEAVVRDLLEVVRPLEPRLRPLPLGEHVRRALEAAEQRGEAGPGRLTYGEEPGLPPVSADPALLELALENLLRNSLQASPETSPVEVRLARAPGGVCLSVEDRGPEVAASDALRAFEPFFTTRATGTGLGLAVVRRVVLAQGGSVRAGPREGGGARFELTLPAASGET, from the coding sequence ATGACGGTCGCCTCCGAGCACCAGGCCCTCGACGGCCTCCCCCTTCCGCTGCTGGTGGTGCGCACCGGGCGGGTCGTGCACGCCTCGCCGGCGCTGGAGGCGCTGGTGGGCATCTCGCGCGAGGAGCTGCTCGAGCTCACCGCCGGCGACCTCTTCGCGCGCTTCCTCCCGGCGGAGCGGGCCTGGCTCGAGCCGCGGCACGCCGCAAGCACCCGCGGCGAGCCCCTCCCGGACGACGTGTGGCTGAGCATCCGGGTGGCCGACGGGAGCGAGCGCTCGCTCTGGTGCCGCGCGCTGCCGGGACCGGGAACCGGTGAGCAGACCCTGCTCATCCTGGATGCCGAGCGCGAGGCGAGCGCAAGGCGGCTCACCGAGGCGCTTGCGACCACAGCCGGGCAGCTGATGCGCTGCCGCACGGAGGAGGCGGTGCTCGAGGCCGCAGTGGAGGTCATGCACCGCGAGGGCTTCCTCGCTGCCACCCTGCTGCTCGAGGGCGAGCTCCTGCACCACGGCCCCATGCGCCACGACCCGGAGATGGTGCGCCTGGGCGAGCGCTTCTACGGCCGGCCCATCCCCCAGGTCCCCTTCCCGCGCGCCTCGCTGCCCTACCTGGCGAAGGTGCTCGAGACGGGCAAGGCCTGCTACCACCAGGACTACTTGCGCGAGCTGGAGGGCTTCCACCCGCCGGAGCTCATCGCGCTCTTCCGCCAGAGCTACCCGAGCATCCGCGGGCTGAGCGCGCCCTTCTTCGTGGAGGGCCGCGTGCGCGGCGTCATCGCGGTGCAGAGCCAGGCGCTCACCCCGACGAGCGCCGCCACGCTGGGGCTCTTCGCGCAGCAGGTGGGCGCGGCCCTGGAGAACGTGCGCCACCACCGGGCAGCGGCCGCGCGCCTCGCAGAGCTGAACCAGCTGCAGCGTGACCTGGTGGACCGCGAGCGGCTCGCCTTGCTCGGCGAGGTGGGCGCGGTCGTGGCCCACGAGGTGCGCAACCCCCTGGGTGCCATCCTGAACGCGGCCGCCATCCTGCGCCGCGAGGCGCGCCCCGGCAGCGCCTCGGCGAGCGCGGTGCAGATGCTGGAGGAGGAGGCGCTGCGGCTGGAGGCCGTGGTGCGCGACCTGCTCGAGGTGGTGCGTCCGCTGGAGCCGCGGCTGCGCCCGCTGCCACTCGGCGAGCACGTGCGGCGCGCGCTCGAGGCCGCCGAGCAGCGCGGCGAGGCGGGCCCCGGCCGGCTCACCTACGGCGAGGAGCCGGGCCTGCCGCCCGTGTCGGCGGACCCGGCGCTGCTGGAGCTCGCGCTGGAGAACCTGCTGCGCAATTCCCTGCAGGCCTCGCCCGAAACGAGCCCGGTGGAGGTGCGGCTCGCGCGCGCGCCCGGCGGCGTGTGCCTGTCCGTGGAGGACCGTGGGCCCGAGGTGGCGGCGAGCGATGCGCTGCGCGCCTTCGAGCCCTTCTTCACCACCCGCGCCACCGGGACCGGGCTGGGGCTCGCGGTGGTGCGCCGGGTGGTGCTCGCCCAGGGCGGCAGCGTGCGCGCCGGCCCACGCGAGGGCGGCGGCGCGCGCTTCGAGCTCACCCTGCCGGCGGCGAGCGGCGAGACCTGA